The Kordia sp. SMS9 genome window below encodes:
- a CDS encoding peptidylprolyl isomerase produces MKKNIQLFLLLFVTFTSFGQNEKDKVLFTIEDEPTYVSEFSRVYKKNLDIIDEKDQKEIKEYFDLFLEYKLKLKEAEKLKLHEKDAYKKELAGYRKQLSRNYLTDANATEKLVKEAYDRLQKEVKASHILINVSQDASPQDTLTAYQKTMSVRKSIIEGADFGQMAMQHSDDPSAKGNDRIPANKGDLGYFSAFRMVYPFESAAFNTKVGEVSMPIRTQFGYHIIKTEDIRANVGEVIVAHILLLNIKQNESKEDPQQKIKDIYSQIQSGADFGKLAKRYSEDRSSGVNDGKLPKFGRGRLRSKEFEEVAFSLKELGEISKPFQSEFGWHIVKLISKHGMKSYEEEKPNLERRIKNDKRAGVINSSILKKIRNTYTITENENAKSDFYNLADATFFSKSWKLPTDETFLNKTLFQIEDAKVTYKDFATFLLKNRARTMVKKPEAKGFINRYYKEFRDKELMAFYENDLENISEDFAAIYGEYRDGLLLFDLMETEIWERAKTDTIGLEKFFNNHKEDYQWKKRIEGVIASCTQKEAAENVQQLLKEGKSLDEIKQEINKDSKVSVIFSPGVYEEGHRNLPKGFKLEQGVSKIFNDGSTDFTIVKVNEIMPASDKKLSEIKGKVISDYQVYLEKEWVKTLKENYEVKINKRTYRKLKKLVK; encoded by the coding sequence ATGAAAAAGAACATTCAATTATTCTTACTCCTTTTTGTGACCTTCACAAGTTTTGGACAAAATGAAAAAGACAAAGTGTTGTTTACCATTGAAGACGAACCGACCTACGTTTCTGAATTTTCAAGAGTTTACAAAAAGAATCTAGATATTATTGATGAAAAAGATCAAAAAGAAATTAAAGAGTATTTTGATTTGTTTCTCGAGTATAAATTAAAATTAAAAGAAGCCGAGAAGTTGAAGCTACACGAAAAAGATGCATACAAAAAAGAATTAGCAGGCTATCGCAAACAATTATCAAGAAATTACCTTACGGATGCAAACGCTACTGAAAAGTTAGTAAAAGAAGCGTATGATCGTTTGCAAAAAGAAGTAAAAGCAAGTCATATTCTCATCAACGTTTCGCAAGATGCTTCTCCGCAAGACACCTTGACAGCGTATCAAAAAACGATGAGCGTGCGCAAATCGATCATAGAAGGTGCCGACTTTGGTCAAATGGCAATGCAACATTCTGATGATCCTTCTGCGAAAGGAAACGACAGAATTCCTGCTAATAAAGGAGATTTGGGCTATTTTTCAGCATTTCGCATGGTGTATCCGTTTGAATCGGCAGCGTTCAACACGAAAGTAGGCGAAGTTTCCATGCCAATTCGCACACAATTCGGCTACCATATCATCAAAACAGAAGACATTCGCGCCAATGTGGGCGAAGTAATCGTAGCGCATATTTTGCTATTAAATATAAAGCAAAACGAAAGTAAAGAAGATCCACAGCAAAAAATAAAAGATATTTATTCGCAGATTCAATCAGGTGCTGATTTTGGAAAATTGGCAAAACGGTATTCCGAAGACAGAAGTTCTGGAGTAAATGATGGAAAATTACCAAAATTTGGTCGTGGACGTTTGCGCTCAAAGGAATTTGAAGAAGTGGCTTTTTCTTTAAAAGAACTAGGCGAAATTTCAAAACCATTTCAATCAGAATTTGGTTGGCACATTGTAAAACTCATCTCAAAACATGGAATGAAAAGTTATGAGGAAGAAAAGCCAAACTTAGAACGCAGAATAAAAAATGACAAGCGTGCAGGTGTGATCAATTCGTCTATTCTTAAAAAAATTCGAAACACATATACAATCACAGAAAACGAAAATGCGAAATCTGATTTTTACAATTTGGCAGATGCAACATTCTTCAGTAAAAGCTGGAAACTTCCAACAGACGAAACATTTTTAAACAAAACGCTTTTTCAAATTGAAGATGCGAAAGTTACGTACAAAGATTTTGCAACATTTTTATTAAAAAACCGTGCGCGTACCATGGTAAAAAAGCCAGAAGCAAAAGGATTTATCAACCGTTATTACAAGGAATTTAGAGATAAAGAATTGATGGCTTTTTATGAAAATGACTTAGAAAACATTAGTGAAGATTTTGCCGCTATTTATGGTGAATATCGCGATGGATTGTTGCTTTTTGATTTGATGGAAACAGAAATTTGGGAAAGAGCCAAAACGGACACAATTGGTCTAGAAAAATTCTTCAATAACCATAAAGAAGATTACCAATGGAAAAAACGTATAGAAGGCGTCATTGCTTCTTGTACACAAAAAGAAGCTGCCGAAAACGTACAACAATTACTCAAAGAAGGGAAGTCTTTGGATGAAATTAAACAAGAAATCAACAAAGACAGTAAGGTAAGTGTTATCTTTTCGCCAGGTGTGTATGAAGAAGGACATCGAAATTTGCCGAAAGGCTTCAAACTGGAGCAAGGTGTTTCTAAAATTTTTAATGATGGCAGTACAGATTTCACGATTGTAAAAGTTAACGAAATCATGCCTGCGAGCGACAAAAAGCTCTCTGAAATCAAAGGGAAAGTCATCAGCGACTACCAAGTATATCTTGAAAAAGAATGGGTAAAAACGTTAAAGGAAAACTACGAAGTTAAGATTAACAAACGTACCTATCGCAAACTTAAAAAACTCGTAAAATAA
- a CDS encoding T9SS type A sorting domain-containing protein, which yields MKKNYLFLLLMLFASMSYAQEVISFLGYDGVGSTQTAATATINDPITLRFEDNDIINNFYTENQTFIHVYLGLSTASGDFQAVPGAFSDLSWQPVLNLTDGDAATATNTYEITFTPGQLFPSLVNENVLGINLLFQNQFGGGGNNQSVDLFIDLVDDTLNSSTLSIGNNSKNSVKTMYNNGRLEISGINTTSNIAIYNLLGRQVVDLKNVAINGTFSKFLDLPKNNIYIVKISSSTFSKTFKIVAK from the coding sequence ATGAAAAAAAATTACCTCTTTTTACTTTTAATGCTATTTGCTAGTATGAGTTACGCACAGGAAGTGATTAGCTTTTTAGGATATGATGGTGTCGGAAGTACCCAAACAGCAGCTACGGCTACTATTAATGATCCTATTACGCTTCGATTTGAAGACAATGATATCATTAATAACTTCTACACAGAAAATCAAACATTTATCCATGTATACTTAGGTTTGAGTACTGCTAGTGGAGATTTTCAAGCTGTTCCTGGTGCTTTTAGCGACCTTTCTTGGCAACCTGTGTTAAACTTAACGGATGGAGATGCTGCAACAGCTACAAATACCTATGAAATTACATTTACACCAGGACAATTATTTCCATCATTAGTGAATGAAAATGTGTTAGGAATTAATTTGTTATTTCAAAACCAATTTGGTGGTGGCGGAAACAATCAATCTGTCGATTTGTTTATTGATTTGGTGGATGATACGCTAAACAGTAGTACGCTAAGTATAGGTAACAACTCAAAAAATAGCGTAAAAACTATGTATAATAATGGACGACTGGAAATTTCTGGTATCAATACCACTTCTAATATCGCTATCTACAACCTATTAGGTCGCCAAGTAGTAGACTTGAAGAATGTAGCGATTAATGGAACGTTTAGTAAGTTTTTAGATTTACCAAAGAATAATATTTACATCGTAAAAATTTCGTCATCCACATTTTCAAAGACATTTAAAATTGTAGCAAAATAA
- a CDS encoding peptidyl-prolyl cis-trans isomerase: MRNVSVILLVLLCFSCEYFQSTNVGEPIARVGESYLYESDILPLLSDNISSEDSTMIVNNYIDRWATQELFIQRAKFNLPQEKLDAFDELVEEYRNDLYIEAYKEALVKQSIDTTVTAFDEAAYYTTNKENFKLNEELLKLRYINIAKDNSNIEEITERFERFDTEDKFVLDSLAIQFNNYSLNDSIWVKQTQIFNKIPVINTENKEKYLKKSQFSQIEDSLELYLVRIEDKIGRNDIAPLAYVRPTVRQIILNKRKLEFIRKLEKDITKDAIKQKQFETYN, translated from the coding sequence TTGAGAAACGTAAGTGTCATACTGCTCGTGTTGCTATGTTTTTCGTGCGAATACTTTCAATCGACGAATGTGGGCGAACCAATTGCCAGAGTTGGGGAAAGTTATTTGTATGAAAGTGATATTCTGCCATTACTTTCTGATAATATTTCTTCCGAAGACAGCACGATGATCGTCAACAATTATATTGATCGTTGGGCTACGCAAGAACTGTTCATTCAGCGCGCTAAGTTCAATTTGCCACAAGAAAAACTAGATGCTTTTGACGAATTGGTGGAAGAATATCGCAACGATTTATACATTGAAGCCTACAAAGAAGCCTTGGTCAAGCAATCTATTGATACCACGGTTACGGCGTTTGATGAAGCGGCATATTATACAACCAATAAAGAAAACTTTAAACTCAATGAAGAGTTGTTAAAACTGCGGTACATTAACATTGCCAAAGACAACTCTAATATAGAAGAAATTACGGAGCGTTTTGAGCGTTTTGATACAGAAGATAAATTCGTGTTAGATTCGTTAGCGATTCAGTTTAACAATTACTCTTTAAACGATTCTATTTGGGTAAAACAAACGCAGATTTTCAATAAAATCCCAGTCATAAATACCGAAAACAAAGAGAAATACTTAAAAAAATCACAATTTTCTCAGATAGAAGATTCATTAGAACTATATTTGGTGCGAATTGAAGATAAAATCGGTAGGAATGATATTGCGCCACTCGCGTATGTTCGCCCCACAGTACGACAAATCATTCTGAACAAACGCAAACTTGAATTTATCAGAAAATTAGAAAAAGACATCACAAAAGATGCAATTAAGCAAAAACAGTTTGAAACATATAATTAA
- a CDS encoding DUF2461 domain-containing protein, whose product MNKKKYIFKFLDELSRNNSKKWMDENRSTYQLAKTYWLSEVEKMLERLCKYDSHFEMFTPKNTIQRITNNRMFHPEKPIYKTKFAFSPTRKKDEYAPIFFSIGAAESLVGGGIWRPNTDILKKVRAHIDTDENKLQKAISSKEFVTFFGGLREDDQKLKTAPRGYDYEHPHIELLRYKNFTAGIEPTRETIINKDLADIAEEVYLKLKPMNDFFHEALHK is encoded by the coding sequence ATGAACAAGAAAAAATATATTTTTAAGTTTTTAGATGAATTGTCTCGTAACAATTCTAAAAAATGGATGGACGAAAATAGATCCACGTATCAACTTGCCAAAACGTATTGGTTGAGCGAAGTTGAAAAAATGTTGGAACGTTTGTGTAAATACGACTCACATTTTGAAATGTTTACTCCAAAAAATACCATACAGCGCATTACCAACAACCGAATGTTTCATCCTGAAAAGCCTATCTACAAAACTAAATTTGCATTTTCTCCTACGCGAAAAAAAGACGAATACGCGCCTATTTTTTTCTCTATCGGTGCTGCCGAATCACTTGTTGGCGGTGGCATTTGGCGACCAAATACTGATATTTTAAAAAAAGTAAGAGCGCACATTGATACAGATGAAAACAAACTTCAAAAAGCTATTTCTTCTAAAGAATTTGTAACTTTTTTTGGTGGTTTGCGAGAAGATGATCAAAAACTAAAAACAGCTCCTCGCGGCTACGATTATGAACATCCACATATTGAATTGTTACGTTATAAAAATTTTACCGCGGGCATTGAACCAACGAGAGAAACAATAATCAATAAAGATTTGGCAGATATTGCAGAAGAAGTATACTTGAAATTGAAACCGATGAACGACTTTTTCCATGAAGCTTTACACAAATAG
- a CDS encoding OmpH family outer membrane protein, giving the protein MKIKHLLYTFAIVFCSYTATAQTKVGTVNVNILVSKLPEIAQVQKGMEAYEKELEADLKAKLAAYEKEVKEANAAFKEMTDEAKKKKQQEIFELENDIQKFRQNAVQLVQLRQDELMRPLYKKVGVALSAIAKEEKFTQVFTLDGNELAYIDPNFDLTLKTAARLGITVEDKK; this is encoded by the coding sequence ATGAAAATTAAACATTTACTGTACACATTCGCTATTGTATTTTGTTCATATACAGCTACGGCACAAACGAAAGTTGGAACTGTTAACGTGAATATTTTGGTATCTAAATTGCCAGAAATTGCACAAGTACAAAAAGGAATGGAAGCGTATGAAAAGGAGTTAGAAGCTGATTTAAAAGCAAAATTAGCAGCTTACGAAAAAGAAGTCAAAGAAGCCAATGCGGCTTTTAAAGAAATGACTGATGAAGCTAAAAAGAAAAAACAACAAGAAATTTTCGAATTGGAAAACGACATCCAAAAGTTCCGACAAAATGCGGTACAATTGGTACAGTTGCGACAAGATGAATTGATGCGTCCGTTGTATAAAAAAGTTGGAGTAGCTTTATCTGCCATTGCAAAAGAAGAAAAGTTTACACAAGTTTTTACACTTGATGGCAACGAATTGGCGTATATAGATCCTAACTTTGATTTGACGTTAAAAACGGCTGCAAGACTTGGTATTACGGTCGAAGACAAAAAATAA